Within Salmo trutta chromosome 30, fSalTru1.1, whole genome shotgun sequence, the genomic segment aacatttttgacatgcgtttttctggatttttttgttgttattctgtctctcactgttcaaataaacctactattaaaattatagactgatcatttctttgtaagtgggcaaacatacaaaatcagcaagggatcaaatacttttttcccccactgtacgttccgtctgctgtccgcgaccgattgatctactgggctcacacgtcaccctcctctggtcatcctgggatcggtcggacgatgcgctgtcttagtgggaaatactggtggcccactttagctaaggacgtgagggtttatgtttcctcctgctcagtgtgtgcccagtgcaaagctcctagacacctacccagaggtaagttacaacccttacccgttccacatcGGCTGTGGTTGCACTTGTCGGTGTATTTcctaaccgatcttccaccttcaaggtaacaccacgatcctggtcgttgtggatcgtttttctaagtcctgtcatctcctccctttgcccggtctccctacggctctgcagactgcggaggctctgtttacacacgtcttccagcactacggggtgcctgaggatatagtgtctgatcagggtccccagtttacatcaagggtctggaaggcgttcatggaacgtctgggggtctcggtcagccttacctcgggttttcaccctgagagtaacgggcaggtggagagagtaaaccaagatgtgggtaggtttctgaggtcttattgccaggaccggccgggggagtgggcggcgttcgtgccctgggcagagatggcccagaactcactccaCCACTCccccactaacctctctccctttcagtgtgtgttggggtatcagctggctctggccccttggcatcagagtcagaccgaggctcctgcggtggacgactggttccggcgcgcggaggaAACCTGGGACGCCGCTCACGTCAACCTTCATCGCGCCGTACGGCGCCAGAAAGTTTgccgcagaccgtcaccgcagcgaggccccggtgtttgcaccgggggacagggtctggctctcatTCCGAAatctgcccctccgcctgccctgccggaagcttgGTCctcggtttgtggggccgtttaaagtcctgaggagagtgaacgaggtatgttataggttaaagcttccccccattaccgcattaacccctcgttccatgtgtctctcgtcaggccggtggtggctggcccgctccaggaggcagaggtgcgggaggttcctccgccccctctggacattgagggggccccggcgtactccgttcgatccatcctggatttgagacgtcgggcgaggggccttcagtacctcgtggactgggaggggtacggtccggaggagagatgctgggttccggtggaggatgtgttagatccttccctgctgcgagagttccatcgtctccatccggatcgccctgcaccttgTCCTccaggtcgtccccgaggccggtgtcgacgcacTGCTGGAGCAGCGCatcaaggggggggtactgtcacaacttctgccgaagtcgatacccctccttgttcgggtggtgcttggcggtcgacgtcattggtcttctagccatcattgatccatttttccattggttttgtcttgtcttcctacacacctggttccaatcccatttattacatgctgtgtatttaaccctctgtttcccctcatgtctttgtcggagattgtttgtggTTATGTGTTCGTAAATTTCGTAGaggtgtgcgacgggtatgttcacccatgtttattttatgtacgttggttttggagtttgttttaatatgttaaactactccagttacaccaagttggtttctcctgcgcctgacttccctgccacctacacacacgacaatgacagttgagatgtgtctgttacttaaactctgggaagcatttacttgggctgtaatttctggggctggtaactctaatgaacttatcctctgcagcagaggtaacgtcTTCAATTgctgtggcggtccttatgagaaccactttcatcatagcacttgatggtttttgcaactgcacttgaagaaactttcaaagttcttgacattttccacattgagtgaccttcatgtcttaaagtaatgatggactgtggtttctatttgcttatttgagctgttcttgacataatatggacatggtcttttaacaaatagggctatcttctgtataccacccctatcttgtcacaacacaactgattggcttaaacgcattaggaaggaaagaaattccacaaattatcatttaagaaggcacacctgttaatttaaatgtattccaggtgactacctcatgaagctggttgagagaatgccaagagtgtgcaaagctgtcatcaaggcaaagggtggctatttgaagaatctcaaatataaaatatattttgatttgttgaacacttttttggttactacatgattccatgtgttatttcatagttttcatgtcttcactattattctgcaatgtagaaagtagtcaaaataaagaaaaacccttgaatgagtaggtgttataaaacttttgaccagtagtttATGTAATGTAAAGAGTTTAATATTTTACACTGGGAAATATCCAAATGAGGTTGAATAAATTCTCAAGTTGAATTGTATGTTCACTCAACTTAAGATTCGAAGTTGAATGAACATTTCAACTTGAGAATGTATGTTGGTTCAGCTATATTCTCAAATGTTGAGCAAACTCACAATCCTATTGTAGCTTGTTGCCTTACAATTGTAGGTTGAATCaacatattattatagtgttgtcGCTACAGAGGCCTGCTGAGGACAAACATAGGGAAACAGTACCCTAGTGTGCTCTCCTATAACAGTGTGTCTGGTCTTTTCCTCCCCAGCATGTTGCTGTCTTTCCTGGCTTTGTGTTGTGGCGGAGCAGCTGTTCTgtatgtcctgtactcctggtTGATCCCTGCAGCTGTGCAGTACAATGCATGGTTGGCCCTGCTCTGGCACGACGCCATTGTAGAGAGGGCACTCAATATCCTCACCCGATCCACCCGACCCCAGGTGACCTTTCAGACCTTTCACCCTTTGGAACTCATGTTTACTCAGTTACATTCACTCGTTTGTTAATGCAGAAAAGTGAtagaagatttttttttaatctttccCCTGTATTAATATCAGAAGTTTCTTCTGGTCTGGTTCTTTGTTTCTTCTCACTCAAACCCTCATTCTCCCTCTGATGCCCAGCGTCTTCTGAGAGCAGTTCAGAAGAAGGCAATCAAAGGAGACCCTCAGAGTGTCATCTCTACTATCGATTACTTCTGCAGGCATTCTGAATGGGCCATGAATGTGGGAGATGAGAAAGGTATTGTACACCTTGTACTCCTTGTGTTCTGCTTTCGTGTGCATTTCCTGGTTGCCTCCTCTCTCAGTGTGTTCTTACACACTCTCTTGAATGTTGACCTGTGGATTCTTCCCTCCCTCTACAAGTCTATCTTGTTTCGTGAGAGAATAGCCTTAAGACTTATCATGAAGCTCAGTCATGAATGTACAGTTTCTCTGGGTCAATAAGACATCTGCATGACTTCACGTGCATAGAGGGGTACTTGACACACAGACACGTGCCAGAAGCACATGCCACAAACACAGTCAGTCAAATAACTGGTTACTTTTGAATATATACTGGTATGTGGTAATATGCCGTATGTTACCTAGGAAACTACACAAAGAACTGTGTAGTTATATTAGTCACATTATTGTCCTGTCTGTGTATTTAGGGGCCATCTTGGACTCTGTGGTGTGCGAGGTTAGTCCATCCACTGCCCTAGAGCTGGGTACGTACTGTGGTTATTCCACTGTTCGTATTGCCCGCCTGCTGCCCCCTGGCACCAAGCTCATTACCCTGGAGTTCAACCCAGACTATGCCGCTGTGGCTCGTCAGATCATTGAGTATTCTGGGCTCCAGGACAAGGTGAGGGTGCTATGGACAGACGGGCTGAATTCAATAGAACACACATTGTGGTTTTTAATGTATGCTTAAACATTGCTCTGGTGTGTTGACTGAATTTCAAACAGGTATACAGTAGATAGAGTCAATCATATTTATGTTATTAAAACTCCCATGATGTTTTGGCAGATTTGTCTGGTGGAAGGAGCCTCAGGAGATCTAATCCCCAAGATGCAGGAGCTATTTGGGATTAAAACGTTTGATTTTGTCTTCTTGGACCACTGGAAAGACCGCTACCTGCCTGATACCAAACTTCTGGAGGTAAAAAAACAGCTGTATATGTCTGCAATTAccctgtatatgtactgtatttcTTTGCATGAAAATGAACAGCAGCCAATTCTTCCCTTGTTCCTTTGCGTCTTTCGTCAGGAGTGTCAGCTGCTGAGGAAAGGATCCATACTGCTAGCAGACAATGTCATCTGTCCTGGAACCCCTGACTACTTGGAATATGTCAGAAACAGCCCCCGGTACGAGAGCAAATATTTCAAATCCCACCTGGAGTACACTAAAGTGGAGGATGGCCTGGAGAAATCTGTGTTCTTGGGATAAAGACGTGACAGGCCTTGGTTCACATTCAATAACACCTACTGCACCTATGTTTATCCAGTATCTTTGTTTACTTACCTACTGCCCATGTACACACTAAGGAGTGGCACTGTGAAAACAAAACATCTATCTGAAAGGGTCTGTGCAaatgggatccttgggacgtccctgctccattgaagttgacatttaaaatggttatggttagggtaagtgttaaggttaaggttgggtaagggttaaggttagagttaaatTTTATGGTAGGGACATCCCAAGTATTCCGGATAGCACTGACCTATCTGTAAGGAAGGTCTACCTGCTACTTTTAGAGGACCCAGCACCATTTTGACACTACTGCGTAAATTCTGCAATGTGGGTTTAATTGAATTGAGCTCTCTGTATCCTTCCGTCTACCATAGTGGAGCACAAAAGGAAGGGCGGGTGTATTGTCCCTATTCACAAAGCCTTTATTTGACAGTTTAAAACTACTTAGTGTTGTGTAATAGGAGTCAAACCAAGATGAATAAAATCAGGATGTCATCTTATTACCATATTTCTGATGTGATTACAGTAAAAGGCAGTGCTTTACATTATATTCTTTATGCTTCACATTTTGTAAAATTGTTGTAtattacatgttagtcatttagctgacacttatacagagcaacttacaggagcaattagggttaagtgccttgctcaagggcacatcggtcGATTTTTCACcaagttactggcccaacgctcttaaccgctagactacctgctgccctatAATTTAATTTATCAATTGCAAACCTTGCTTGTCAGGCATCAATTGTTTAATACTTGCAAGATTTGCTGAACATTCATATTTTTAATGATGGATTTTACTCAGATTATTTTGAACCCATCTTTGTAATGAAGGGTTGGGAGTTGTGATGATAATGAAGATATTGAGAACAAAGGACAAATGCTTAAATCCAATTAATGTCTTTATTAACATCGCAAAGGATGGGTCGTGCTCAGAAGAATACCTTGCCAAACCTACATTTACATCTCTCTAACTTAAACAACATGCACATCCTAGGATCATTACAGAATTGATCATTACAGAAACATCAGGTcggttacagtgccttcaaaaagtattcataccgcttgacttattccacatgttgttgtgttacagcctgaattcaaaatcaaTAAAATTGattgtttttctcacccatctacacacaaaactCCATAATAAAAAAGTGAAAagatgtttttagaaatgcttgcaaatgtattgaaaatgaaatacagaaatatctcatttatacctttggcagcgattacagctgtgagtctttctgggtacgcctctaagagctttccacacctggacatTTTCCTAGAATTCTTTTCAGAATCCTTCAAGAGCTGTCAAATTGGTCGTTAATCATTGttacacaactattttcaggtcttgccagagattttcaagtagatttaagtcaaaactgtaactcggccattcaggaacaagcaactccagtgtagatctggtcttgtgttttaggttattgtcctgctgaaaggtgaattcatcttctagtatctggtggaaagcagactgaaccaggtttttctctagtgTAAAAACTGATCTGAGTTGTGGTGGTAAAAGGACTGTATCTTGCTGTAACTGTTGGTTTGAGTTAGGGCGTGGTGCAGATCCCATTAGAGATTGTGGTTTATTATTTCAGTTAAATTGTTGAAGATAATGATGACAGATGATAACATGGTTGAGGATGTAAGGATGGGATGGTTACTTGGTCATAAACATCCAAATACACAAAGGAAAGTGTTACAAGAGAAAATGTGTCTTGTAGCATACCACTTACAAACAGAAATGGTAAGATCTGCCACACTGATTAGTGACAGGTGTGGGTATTTAAAGGTTGTGAAGGAGCTGGAGTCCCGCCTCTGCTGGAGGGGGATTGGAGAGGGGATGGTGGTTGGTGATAGGGTGAGGGGACTGTCGGTCAGGGTAGAGGCAATTAGACTgcatctaggattttgcctgtgcttagctccattccatttcttttttatcctgaaaatctcaccggtccttaatgattacaagcatacccataacatgatgcagccaccactatgttgAGAATATGTAGAGTGATacacagtaatgtgttgtattttccCCAAATTAAAGACTTACTGCCTTGTCTCCTCTTTTATTCTGtactggcttccttcttttctacaatgttgttgatccatcctcagctttctcctatcacagccattaaactctgtaactgttttaaagtcaccattggactcatggtgaaatccctgagaggtttcattcctctccggcaactgagttaggaacaaCTTTGTAGTTACtgtgtgtattaatacaccatccaaagtgtaattaataacttcaccatgctcaaagggatattcaatatctgcttttttttacccatttcccaataggtgccctttgcgaggcattggaaaacctccctggtctttgtggttgaatctgtgtttcaaattcactgctcgactgagggaccttacagataattgtatgtgtggggtacagagatgaggtagtcctcCAGAAATCATGTTTtaaactattattgcacataaagtgagtccatgaaacttatgtgacttgttaagcacatgtgtactcattaacttatttaggcttaccataacaaaggggttgaatacttattgacgcaagacatttcaggttttcatttttaatacatttgtaaaaaaaaaaatctaaaatcataattccactttgacattatggggtattgtgtgtatgtcaGTGACAAAAACAACTACATTTAATCAATGTTAAATGAAGGctggaacacaacaaaatgtggaacaagtcagggattgtgaatattttctgaaagcATTGTACATATTCACTTTGGTCACCATAGCTTGAAGGTAATGTATGCAGTGGTAAGTCTTCTTTGTGTTCCATGAGTAGTACAAAGAGGCCCATATCCGTAcaaagggcggcaggtagcctagtggttagagcgttggactagtaaccgagagGTTGtgagatcgaatccctgagctgagctgacaaggtgaaaatttgtcattctgcccctgaacaaggcctgttcctaggctgtcattgtaaataagaatttgttcttaactgacttgcctagttaaataaaggttcaataagaTAGCCCAtgttaacatactgtatgtagcctaagaaacaaggttcataaaatggataacttgctagtaacagataacattcatatactgACTAGCTCtgaactcacttagataatacagtggtagcaatacatggttttAACATTTTCAGAAAAGGCAGGAATGCCAaaggtgttgctgtttatgtTCAGAATCATATTCCTGTAGGGATTGGAAaggatctcatgtcaaatgctgtttaagtcacctgcctcacctaaagccaaTTCTTGTGGGAAGCTCATATAGACCACCAAGTTCTAACAGttagtatctggataatatgtgtgaaatgcttgataatgtatcaacagagaggtatattttctcgGTGACCTAAATAGACTGGCTTTCATttaagctgcccactcaagaaaaagcttcaaactgtaaccagtgcctgcaacctggttcaggttatcagtcaacctgccagggtagttacaaacagcatgtattgatcacatctttactaatgttgCAGAAatctgctttaaagcagtatccaaatccatcggatgtagtgatcataatatagtagccatatctggGAAAACCAAAGTTtcacttatagggaagggcattcaTCATGTACGGCACTTACATAAATGACTGATTATTGGCTGAGAAAAATTGATAAAACagttgtgggagctgttttgttagacttcagtgcaacttttgacattatcgatcataatctgctgctggaaaaacgtgtgttatggctttacaccctccGCTATATCGTGGATtgagagttacttgtctaacggaggttgttctttaatggaagcctctccaacataaacCAGTTagagtcaggcattccccaggTCAGCTGTCTatgccccttacttttttcaatctttactaatgacctgccactggctctgagtaaagcctgtgtgtctatgtatgcttttttttttaaatattgcttatttaacctttatttaactaggcaagtcagttaagaacaaattcttatttataatgacggcctacaccggccagacccggacaacactgggccaatcgtgcgctgccctatgggactcccaatcacagccggttgtgatacagcctggatgctGATGACTCAAtattatacacatcagctaccacaggaagtgaaatcactgcagcacttaacaaagagctgcaatcagttttagaatgggtgttAAGAAAGaatagtcctaaatatttctaaaactaaaagcattgtatttgggacaaatcattcactaaacctcatcTAAATcgtgtaatgaataatgtggaaattgagcaagttgaggaaacgaaactgcttggagtaaccctggattgtaaactgtcatgctaaaaacatattgatgcaacagtagctaagatggggagaggtctgtccataataaagcactgctctgccatCTTAACAAttttatcaacaaggcaggtcctacaggctggactactgtccagtcgtgtggtcagctGTCACAAAGagggaaaattacaattggcccagaacagggcagcacggctggcccttaaatgtacatggagcgctaacattaataatatgcatctCAATCTCTTCTGgccaaagtagaggagagattgacttcatcaacCCTTGTTTTGTAAGAAGTATTGaaatgttgaatgcactgagctgtctgtttaaactactagcacacagctcagacacccatgcatacctcacaaggccaccagtggtctcttcacagtccccaagtccagaacagactatgggaggcacacagtactagatagagccatgactacatggaactctattccacataaagtaactcatgcaagcagtaacatcagataaaaatacaaataaaaaattgattaaaaaaatacactttatggaacagggcagactgtgaaaagacacacacagacacacacacgataacatagcactatacacacaggtacacatggattttgtgttgtagataagtggtagtagagtagtggcctgagggcacacacgtaatgtgttgtgaaatctgttatgaaatgtattgcaatgttttttaaattgtatataactgtctacattttgctggaccccaggaagagtagctgctgcctaagcaggaactaatggggatccataataaaccccaggaagaatagctgctgccttggcaggaagtaatggggatccttaataaatacaaatacctttcTGAGAAAAGTTACCTAACAAACACGCAATGAACATAATACTATGTGACGTGTCCAAGcaaatattcaaatcaaatcaaagtttatttgtcacgtgcgcggaatacaacaggtgtagaccttacagtgaaatgcttacttacaggctctaaccaatagtgcaaaaaaaggtattaggtgaacaataggtaggtaaagaaataaaacaacagcaaaaagacaggctatatacagtggcaaggctataaaagtagcgaggctacatacagacaccggttagtcaggctgattgaggtagtatgtacatgtagatatggttaaagttactatgcatatatgatgaacagagagtagcagtaacgtaaaagagggggtgTTGGGTAGTGGGTGACGgggcacaatgcagatagcccggttagccaatgtgcgggagcactcgttggtcggcccaattgaggtagtatgtacataaatgtatagttaaagtgactatgcatatatgataaacagagagtagcagcagcgtaaaaagaggggttgggggggaacACAATGctaatagtccgggtagccatttgattacctgttcagaagtcttatggcttgggggtaaaaactgttgagaagcctttttttcctagacttggcactccggtaccgcttgccatgcggtaatagagagaacagtctatgactggggtggctgggatctttgacaatttttagggccttcctctgacaccgcctggatggcaggcagcttagtcccagtgatgtactgggccgtacgcactactctctgtagtgccttgcagtcagaggccgagcaattgccgtaccaggcagtgatgcaaccagtcaggatgctattAGAGGGAGAAGCATGTTTTTCAACGTTAACAgagacatatacagttgaagtcggaagtttacatacactaggttggagtcattaaaactagtttttcaaccactccacaaatgtcttcataacaaactatagttttgacctccacaagtatggttcatccttgggaggaatttccaaatgcctgaagatgccacgttcatctgtacaaacaatattacgcaagtataaacaccatgggaccacgcagtcgtcataccgctcaggaaggagatgtgttctgtctcctagagatgaacgtactttgttgcgaaaagtgcaaatcaatcccagaactacagcatttacatttacattttagtcatttagcagatgctcttatccagagcgacttacagtagtgaatgcatacatttcatacattttttttcttctccgtactggtccccgtgggaattgaacccacaaccctggcattgcaaacaccatgctctaccaactgagccacacgggaccacagcaaaggaccttgtgaagatgctggaggaaacaggtacaaaagtatctatatccacagtaaaacgagtcctatgtcgacataacctgaaaggctgctcagcaaggaagaagccactgctccaaaaccgccattaaaaaaaaagccagactacagtttgcaactgcacatggggacaaagatcgtactttttggagaaatgtcctctggtctgatgaaacaaaaacagaacggtttggccataatgaccatcgttatgtttggaaggaaaagggggaggcttgcaagctgaagaacaccagcccaaccgtgaagcacgggggtggcagcatcatgttgtgggggtgctttgctgcaggagggactggtgcacttaacaaaatagatggcatcatgaggtaggaaaattatgtggatatattgaagcaacatctcaagacatcagtcaggaagttaaagcttggtcgcaaatgggtcttctaaatggacaatgaccccaaacatacttccaaagttgtggcaaaatgtcttaaggacaacaaagtcaaggtattggagtggccatcacaaagccatgacctcaatcctatagaaaaattcacccaacttattgtgggaagcttgtggaaggctacccgacaagtttgacccaggttaaacaatttaaaggcaatgctaccaaatactgattgagtgtatgtaaacttctgacccactgggaatgtgatgaaagaaataaaagctggaataaatcattctctctacaattattctgacatttcacattcttaaaataaagtggtgatcctaactgacagggaatttttactaggattaaatgtcaggaattgtgaaaaacggagtttaaatgtatttggctaaggtgtatgtaaacttctgacttcaactgtatatactgaacaaaaatgtataaacgcaacatgtaaagttttggtttcatgagctgaaataaaagatgccaGAAATGTTTATAATGAATTCATTTAAAGTGATTGATTTCCTtttttgaactgtaactcagtaaaatcgttgaaattgttgcatgtggcgttgatatttttgttcagtatagttgaaaCATAAATCAGTAATGAGTGATTTTGATCCTGACTTGGTCTTATTTCTGTCGTTGACCAAATGATCTGTTCTTGTTAATATTACCAGGAGTCTGAAAGTATTGAAATACatattgtacactgaacaaaaccataaaatgcaacatgcaacaattccaaatattttactgagttacagttcatataaggaaataagtcaattgaaataaattcattaggccctaatctatgaatttcatgactgggcaggggtgtggCCATGGGTGAGCATAGGCCCACCcaatggggagccaggcccagccaaatAACATTGGAGttagcttatggtagagaaattaacaatcaattatctggcaacatctgtggtggacattcctgcagtcagcatgccaattgcacactccctcaaaacttgagacatctgtggcattgtgttgttacaaaactgcatattttaaagtggccttttattttccccagcaca encodes:
- the comta gene encoding catechol O-methyltransferase A, which gives rise to MLLSFLALCCGGAAVLYVLYSWLIPAAVQYNAWLALLWHDAIVERALNILTRSTRPQRLLRAVQKKAIKGDPQSVISTIDYFCRHSEWAMNVGDEKGAILDSVVCEVSPSTALELGTYCGYSTVRIARLLPPGTKLITLEFNPDYAAVARQIIEYSGLQDKICLVEGASGDLIPKMQELFGIKTFDFVFLDHWKDRYLPDTKLLEECQLLRKGSILLADNVICPGTPDYLEYVRNSPRYESKYFKSHLEYTKVEDGLEKSVFLG